From one Formosa sediminum genomic stretch:
- a CDS encoding flavohemoglobin expression-modulating QEGLA motif protein translates to MANTEVSQNQMPTVKELIPKLECGERTVTRLPHGGFLFLEHDVPSLLIYRKKEHDAGTHRLIRAGASYLIVGTEAFQYYKTFVEDLTNLMSDEFGSFILLEIFSGPIGSHTFKVRGPSHKLPVSLQVLKDELLKIKSRQYNVNLNVSVEQTKVRQIVSEKPLLEISHIKQRGATHIGLEVPPVYRDTQGQIYPLYFRDFQEQFIEALQRAVFEFVRVQTSSSLTNYHALGKRSIHEEIFKIDKQLTEIENSYQFLLLVAPVNIQALRQQFFDSHFKTLDRYHYRLLPVDPDILKRKLYDLRIDEIDDPAISYLFHEKRAEIDQELTMLKERGSKNFFYSSIRLYNGLDKELIEEAELILKSITENHDEQQSNCIDTSEFGRLAEQEFEYFKHQDTQFTSKIHIRDDVNIMMVSKGELYLPSDYTMSENDAKALIQHEIGTHALTYYNGTQQPLTQMASGLANYDALQEGIAVLSEYLSGGLSGNRLRILAGRVVAGAALIQGANFHEMFFELYSKYDFTKERAFNITSRMFQGGGFLKDIIYLEGLVRLRNFLIEGGELVPLLGGKFALHHINLIQDLRDRGLILPPKITPRYLNNDDFNLKINNLKKGLPISKMI, encoded by the coding sequence ATGGCTAATACAGAGGTATCGCAAAATCAAATGCCAACCGTTAAAGAATTGATTCCAAAGTTAGAATGTGGTGAGCGAACAGTAACCAGATTACCTCATGGCGGATTTCTTTTTCTAGAACACGATGTGCCATCATTATTAATATACCGGAAAAAAGAACATGATGCGGGTACTCACAGATTAATTCGTGCAGGAGCATCTTATCTTATTGTTGGTACAGAAGCATTTCAATATTACAAAACCTTTGTGGAAGACCTTACTAACTTAATGTCAGATGAATTTGGTTCTTTTATATTACTAGAAATTTTTTCAGGCCCCATAGGGAGTCATACTTTTAAAGTTAGAGGACCATCACATAAATTACCTGTGTCTTTACAGGTTTTAAAAGACGAACTGCTTAAAATTAAATCCAGACAGTATAATGTAAATTTAAATGTAAGCGTAGAGCAAACAAAAGTTAGGCAAATTGTTAGCGAAAAGCCTTTGTTAGAAATTTCTCATATTAAACAACGTGGGGCAACGCATATAGGGTTGGAAGTACCTCCAGTATATCGCGATACCCAAGGCCAAATATATCCATTATATTTTAGAGATTTTCAAGAGCAGTTTATTGAAGCTCTGCAACGTGCCGTGTTTGAATTTGTTAGAGTACAAACCTCTTCTAGTCTTACTAATTACCATGCTTTAGGTAAACGCTCTATTCACGAAGAAATTTTTAAGATAGATAAACAACTTACCGAAATAGAAAACAGTTACCAATTTTTACTTTTAGTGGCTCCCGTAAATATTCAAGCACTACGTCAGCAATTTTTCGATTCGCATTTTAAAACCTTAGACCGTTATCACTATCGGTTACTTCCTGTAGACCCCGATATTTTAAAGCGAAAACTATACGATTTAAGAATCGATGAAATAGACGACCCTGCCATTTCATATTTATTTCATGAAAAACGCGCTGAGATAGACCAAGAGTTAACCATGCTTAAAGAACGTGGCTCAAAAAACTTTTTTTACAGCAGTATTCGCTTATATAATGGATTAGATAAAGAGTTAATAGAAGAAGCCGAATTGATTCTTAAAAGTATTACTGAAAATCATGACGAACAACAAAGCAATTGCATCGACACTTCAGAATTTGGACGATTAGCAGAACAAGAATTTGAATACTTTAAACATCAAGACACTCAGTTTACATCTAAAATTCATATCCGTGACGATGTTAATATCATGATGGTTTCTAAAGGTGAATTGTATTTACCTTCAGATTATACCATGAGTGAAAATGATGCAAAAGCATTAATACAACATGAAATTGGAACCCATGCCCTCACCTACTATAACGGGACGCAACAGCCTTTAACACAAATGGCTTCTGGACTAGCTAATTACGATGCCCTCCAAGAAGGAATCGCGGTATTAAGTGAGTATTTATCAGGCGGATTGTCAGGAAATCGGTTACGTATTTTAGCCGGGCGAGTTGTTGCTGGAGCAGCCTTAATACAAGGAGCCAATTTTCATGAAATGTTTTTCGAATTGTATTCTAAATATGATTTCACTAAAGAACGAGCCTTTAATATTACCTCTAGAATGTTTCAAGGAGGCGGTTTTTTAAAAGACATCATTTATTTGGAAGGCTTGGTACGCCTCCGCAACTTTCTTATAGAAGGCGGCGAATTAGTACCACTTTTAGGTGGAAAATTTGCATTGCATCATATTAATTTAATTCAAGACCTACGTGACCGCGGTCTTATTTTACCACCAAAAATTACCCCTAGATATTTAAACAATGACGATTTCAACCTTAAAATAAATAACCTCAAGAAGGGCTTGCCCATCTCTAAAATGATATAA
- a CDS encoding ATP-grasp domain-containing protein, giving the protein MKICFVISDIETEAIGTSVVIMKKAYERGHALYIMGVGDFIFKQDAPMSLRCTRVKKNLEYKNKEEFWSQVQEDASQKTIINTQELDVLFLRNNPTEETDDRKWAEHSAIAFARMIQQEGVLVLNDAFAMSHAYIDKLYFEELPTEIKPNSLITRDLNDLLQFWESVGKQMVLKPLEGSGGQNVYLIGEDKKNINQIFETLISQGYVIAQEFLPEVSKGDVRVILMNGKVLEEDGEKAVIRRLNKDKNEFRSNLSLGATAKKAKYTKKMQHIVEVTAPKLIKDGLFFVGLDIVDDKLIEINVLSPGGIEHCEAIGLPGFTTTIIEAIERKVEYKKLYKNNISNKVLATMV; this is encoded by the coding sequence ATGAAAATTTGTTTTGTTATTAGTGATATAGAAACCGAAGCCATTGGGACTTCGGTTGTTATTATGAAAAAAGCCTACGAGAGAGGACATGCCTTATACATTATGGGCGTAGGAGATTTTATATTTAAACAAGATGCTCCAATGAGCTTAAGATGCACACGAGTTAAAAAAAACTTAGAGTATAAAAATAAAGAAGAGTTTTGGTCTCAAGTCCAAGAAGATGCCAGCCAAAAAACTATAATTAATACTCAAGAACTCGATGTATTATTTTTAAGAAACAATCCAACCGAAGAAACAGATGACAGAAAATGGGCAGAACATAGTGCTATTGCCTTTGCTCGTATGATTCAGCAAGAAGGAGTCTTAGTACTAAACGATGCTTTTGCCATGTCTCATGCTTATATTGATAAACTGTATTTTGAAGAATTACCTACAGAAATTAAACCCAATAGTTTAATTACAAGAGACCTAAACGATTTGCTTCAATTCTGGGAATCTGTAGGCAAACAAATGGTATTAAAACCTTTAGAAGGCTCTGGCGGACAGAATGTATATCTCATTGGAGAAGACAAAAAAAATATCAATCAGATTTTTGAAACCCTTATTAGTCAAGGTTATGTTATTGCTCAAGAATTTCTACCTGAAGTCTCCAAAGGTGATGTTCGTGTTATTCTTATGAATGGTAAGGTATTAGAAGAAGATGGAGAAAAAGCTGTAATCCGTCGTCTTAACAAAGATAAAAATGAATTTAGAAGTAATTTGTCTTTAGGTGCAACAGCCAAAAAAGCAAAATATACTAAGAAAATGCAGCATATCGTAGAAGTTACCGCTCCTAAACTTATTAAAGATGGGTTGTTTTTTGTGGGCTTAGATATTGTTGATGATAAACTTATAGAAATTAATGTACTAAGTCCTGGAGGTATTGAGCATTGTGAGGCTATTGGATTACCTGGATTTACAACCACAATTATTGAAGCCATTGAGCGTAAAGTTGAATATAAAAAACTGTACAAAAATAATATTTCAAATAAAGTTCTAGCCACTATGGTGTAA
- a CDS encoding RagB/SusD family nutrient uptake outer membrane protein — MIRNIFKINLWINLSVIVLSACTIVSCSNLEEDPSEVQLGESTLTSDDALEAVVTGMYRELMEGGAQWAQFQLAAFGGDDLTTHSASNKIAYRESDWRRQTSNTENIEMAYNTCYDVITLANIALDAQDNIISTDQSKVDRLIGEAYFMRAFSYMHLTKTYGRIPIQLVSNSNEDLPKATFLDIYSQIESDLLYAEALLPDVYPDVAVVGSRPSNGTAKAFLARLYLMWGGYPIKDESKYALAAEKAKEVIDNEGTYGFGLHSNFRELWTEANRFNQNESVFTLVSCTSCGVRNRTMGMLGMPSEAGGWTEIFSEIAFFEDMQEDAIKNGTENRFNDTYVLEAIDRAPSYPVGSEWATWSDPHPLFRKVVGGDLSEDGSKSTISDYNIYFMRYAEVLLNYAEATGRSGGNDPAAWAALNRVRNRAGATTELTSEDGTLTELAFLERKWEFAGEYLRMFDLVRTETLSEALANRSPVETVDIKNNTVPITSGGEEFYFSPIPQSEIDISPGLGD, encoded by the coding sequence ATGATACGAAATATTTTTAAAATAAATTTATGGATTAATTTAAGTGTAATAGTGCTTTCTGCATGCACTATTGTGTCTTGCTCTAATCTTGAAGAAGATCCTTCAGAGGTTCAGTTAGGAGAATCTACACTTACATCAGATGATGCTTTGGAAGCTGTTGTAACTGGTATGTATAGAGAACTTATGGAAGGGGGCGCACAATGGGCTCAATTTCAATTAGCAGCTTTTGGTGGGGATGATTTAACCACACATAGTGCAAGTAATAAAATTGCTTATAGAGAATCGGATTGGAGAAGACAAACTTCTAATACCGAAAATATAGAAATGGCTTATAACACTTGCTATGATGTGATAACTTTAGCAAACATAGCTTTAGACGCCCAAGATAATATAATTAGTACAGATCAATCTAAAGTCGATAGATTAATTGGAGAAGCTTATTTTATGAGAGCTTTTTCATACATGCACTTAACTAAAACGTATGGTAGAATCCCAATTCAATTGGTATCAAATTCTAATGAAGATTTGCCAAAAGCTACTTTTTTAGATATTTATTCACAGATTGAATCAGATTTACTTTATGCAGAAGCATTACTTCCAGATGTTTACCCAGATGTAGCAGTGGTTGGTTCAAGACCAAGTAATGGTACTGCAAAGGCTTTTTTAGCTAGATTATATTTAATGTGGGGAGGTTATCCTATTAAAGATGAAAGCAAATACGCTTTAGCAGCTGAAAAAGCAAAAGAAGTGATTGATAATGAAGGGACTTATGGTTTTGGATTACATAGTAATTTTAGAGAATTATGGACAGAAGCCAATCGGTTCAATCAAAATGAAAGTGTGTTTACTTTAGTAAGTTGTACAAGTTGTGGGGTAAGAAACAGAACTATGGGAATGTTAGGTATGCCTTCTGAAGCTGGTGGATGGACTGAGATATTCAGTGAGATTGCATTTTTTGAAGATATGCAAGAAGATGCTATAAAAAACGGAACAGAAAACAGGTTTAATGATACTTATGTGTTAGAAGCTATAGATAGAGCTCCTTCTTATCCAGTAGGATCAGAATGGGCCACTTGGTCTGATCCTCATCCTTTATTTAGAAAAGTTGTAGGAGGAGATTTGTCTGAAGACGGTTCAAAAAGTACAATCTCAGATTATAATATATATTTTATGCGTTATGCAGAAGTCTTACTAAATTATGCAGAAGCAACGGGAAGATCAGGCGGGAATGATCCAGCCGCATGGGCTGCTTTAAATCGCGTTAGAAACCGGGCTGGTGCAACTACAGAACTCACAAGTGAAGATGGTACACTAACAGAACTTGCTTTCTTAGAAAGAAAATGGGAATTTGCAGGTGAATATTTAAGGATGTTTGATTTAGTTAGAACAGAAACACTTTCAGAAGCACTGGCAAATAGGTCTCCTGTAGAAACTGTTGATATAAAAAACAATACCGTTCCAATAACAAGTGGAGGAGAAGAGTTTTATTTTTCACCAATTCCTCAAAGCGAAATTGATATTTCTCCAGGATTAGGAGATTAA
- a CDS encoding SusC/RagA family TonB-linked outer membrane protein translates to MFAQLKAVTGVVSDFEGSLLPGASVSEKGTSNGVITDFDGAFTIEVSEGATLVVSFVGYQTQEVPVGTESTINITLQGDNTLEEVLVVGYGTQKKSDLTGSISNVSSKDFENQPIVRAEDALQSRSAGVNVSKNSGAPGGDIKIRIRGSNSITGNNQPLVVIDGIIGGDLSTLNSSDIESMSVLKDASAAAIYGSRGSNGVIMVTTKKGKSGEPQVNLNYFMSSSVVPKTYNLLNASQFVELAGAQSSIVNGGADYQDEYYQTAMTNNLQLTASGKEGRLSYYLSGNLVDQEGIIINTNYKRYALRSNLTADLTDKFTVGLNIYGAKEDSHNLIEGGSRGSQDPRGGVQAVLGWNPAVNYINEDGTYNLTSDYGSIMLNPIAVQKERDGNDVTKSFNTNLNLSYNFSEDLNFTVLAGTTQSTINSQVYNEIPDGTTILPPNSTFGSTSSETYQVSNILTWDKDFENSSLKLTGIYELQSSSVKTAGYVASQYIFTGLDDAFYFSELAESQLVNADYETSSMDSYVARAEANFGRNLYVTGTMRIDVSSIFQEGNRTGYFPSVSAAYNYGDLFLPDDSFFSKLNLRAGYGETGNQNVAPYSTYQELETGNNFPFDGSSLDIGLGFGGLVDEDLTWETTKQINVGLDFSMMKGRLNLSLDWFLKNTEDLLLEKPVLASNGGGTILTNIGEVKNSGVDLTFNAIVIDNKDLRWDSDLTMSYIKNEVVDLGGSDQIVTSAPSGVSGTENYFLLKVGESIGNFYGYEYLGADENGAAQYGDEIGIIGNGTPDFSWGWNNTLTYKNWDLNILTRGVHGYDILNSTLGTIRLATGTITVPTSAEVLDPDSPTSGTNIINSTRNIENGSFVRLSNLSLGYTISDIKGFADSVKLYLSGQNLLTITDYKGYDPEVSSGGVETSDVTPSYDSGAIPNPRTVTFGVNIGF, encoded by the coding sequence ATGTTTGCGCAATTAAAAGCGGTTACCGGAGTCGTTTCTGATTTTGAAGGAAGTCTATTACCAGGTGCTAGTGTTTCCGAAAAGGGAACGTCTAATGGTGTAATAACAGATTTTGACGGCGCTTTTACTATAGAAGTAAGTGAAGGTGCGACTTTAGTAGTTAGTTTTGTTGGTTACCAAACTCAAGAAGTACCTGTTGGGACAGAATCAACAATTAATATAACCCTTCAAGGCGATAATACGTTAGAGGAAGTGTTAGTTGTAGGATATGGAACACAAAAGAAAAGTGATCTTACAGGTTCTATTTCAAATGTTAGCTCTAAGGATTTTGAAAATCAGCCAATTGTAAGGGCAGAGGATGCTCTGCAATCTCGTTCTGCTGGTGTAAATGTTTCCAAAAATTCTGGAGCACCAGGAGGAGATATAAAAATAAGAATTAGAGGTTCAAACTCTATAACTGGAAATAATCAACCTTTAGTTGTAATAGATGGTATTATTGGCGGTGATCTTTCTACATTAAATAGTAGTGATATAGAAAGTATGAGTGTGTTAAAAGATGCTTCAGCTGCAGCTATTTATGGTTCTAGAGGTTCTAATGGTGTTATTATGGTAACAACCAAAAAAGGAAAGTCAGGAGAACCTCAGGTTAATCTTAACTATTTCATGTCATCATCAGTTGTGCCTAAAACATATAATTTGCTAAATGCTTCACAATTTGTAGAATTAGCTGGGGCTCAGTCTTCTATTGTTAATGGAGGGGCAGATTATCAGGATGAATATTATCAAACAGCAATGACTAATAATTTACAGTTAACAGCAAGTGGTAAAGAAGGTCGTCTAAGTTATTATTTATCAGGAAATTTGGTAGATCAAGAAGGTATTATTATTAATACTAATTATAAGCGTTATGCCTTACGTAGTAATTTAACAGCAGATTTAACAGATAAATTTACTGTAGGTCTTAACATATATGGTGCTAAAGAAGATTCTCATAATTTAATTGAAGGTGGCTCTCGTGGCTCTCAAGATCCAAGAGGTGGTGTACAAGCCGTTTTAGGTTGGAATCCTGCGGTAAATTACATCAATGAAGACGGTACTTATAATTTAACTTCAGATTATGGCTCCATTATGCTTAATCCAATTGCTGTTCAGAAAGAAAGGGATGGAAATGATGTTACAAAGAGTTTTAATACAAATTTAAATTTGTCCTACAACTTCTCAGAAGATTTAAATTTTACAGTTTTAGCAGGGACAACTCAAAGTACAATTAATAGTCAAGTTTATAATGAGATACCTGATGGGACTACAATTTTACCTCCAAATTCTACCTTTGGATCTACAAGTTCAGAAACTTATCAAGTTAGTAATATTTTAACTTGGGATAAAGATTTCGAAAATTCAAGTTTAAAACTAACAGGAATATATGAATTACAATCTTCTAGCGTTAAAACAGCAGGTTATGTTGCTTCACAATATATTTTTACAGGATTAGACGATGCTTTTTATTTTTCGGAATTAGCAGAAAGTCAGTTGGTTAATGCAGATTATGAAACTAGTTCAATGGATTCATATGTAGCAAGAGCAGAAGCTAATTTTGGAAGAAACTTATATGTTACAGGTACTATGCGTATAGATGTGTCTTCAATCTTTCAAGAAGGAAACAGAACAGGTTATTTCCCTTCTGTATCTGCAGCATATAACTATGGAGATTTATTTTTACCTGATGATTCTTTTTTTTCTAAGCTTAATTTAAGAGCAGGTTATGGCGAAACAGGAAATCAAAATGTGGCACCTTATTCAACCTATCAAGAATTAGAAACCGGTAATAACTTTCCGTTCGATGGCTCTTCATTAGATATTGGTTTGGGATTTGGTGGTCTGGTTGATGAAGATCTTACTTGGGAAACCACTAAACAGATAAATGTTGGTTTAGATTTTAGTATGATGAAAGGCAGACTAAATTTAAGTTTGGATTGGTTTCTTAAAAATACTGAAGATTTATTGTTAGAAAAACCTGTTTTAGCATCTAATGGAGGAGGTACTATATTAACAAATATAGGCGAAGTTAAAAACTCTGGTGTAGATCTAACATTTAATGCAATTGTTATTGATAATAAAGATTTAAGATGGGATTCAGACCTTACGATGTCCTATATTAAAAACGAAGTAGTAGATCTAGGAGGTTCAGACCAAATTGTAACCTCTGCACCTTCAGGTGTTTCCGGTACCGAAAATTATTTTTTATTAAAGGTAGGTGAATCTATTGGTAATTTTTATGGGTACGAATATTTAGGAGCAGATGAAAATGGTGCTGCGCAGTATGGAGATGAAATTGGTATTATAGGTAATGGAACTCCCGATTTTTCTTGGGGATGGAATAATACTTTAACCTATAAAAATTGGGACTTAAATATTTTAACAAGAGGAGTACATGGGTATGATATACTTAACTCTACATTAGGAACTATACGATTAGCCACAGGTACAATTACAGTCCCAACAAGTGCAGAAGTACTAGATCCAGATAGTCCAACTTCAGGGACAAACATTATAAATTCTACAAGAAATATTGAAAACGGTAGTTTTGTTAGATTAAGTAATTTATCTCTAGGTTATACTATTTCAGATATTAAAGGTTTTGCTGATTCGGTGAAATTGTATTTAAGCGGACAAAATTTATTAACGATTACAGATTATAAAGGGTATGATCCTGAAGTATCTTCTGGCGGTGTTGAAACTTCAGACGTTACGCCATCTTACGATTCAGGAGCTATACCTAATCCTAGAACTGTAACATTTGGAGTTAACATAGGGTTTTAA
- a CDS encoding SDR family NAD(P)-dependent oxidoreductase — translation MKKYVVTGGAGFIGSHIVEHLSNEGHEVVVLDNLRTGFKKNIEDFNVSYQNVDIRNSEQVMTYVKGANAVFNLAALVSVPESLLKINECISINTIGTINILDAARQTEGCKVVLSSSAANYGNNPVSPKVETMTPEPLTPYSITKLDGEYYLDMYRNEFNVPTTSLRYFNVFGPRQNPKSAYAAVVPIFIINALQNKPLLIYGDGEQTRDFIYVKDVVSANLFASQQGKGVYNVALGQSTSVKELAEHIIKITNSKSKIKYLDTRSGDIKHSMANPKKFNDLGFKPKWSIEAGLSETIAFYEKELSLKV, via the coding sequence ATGAAAAAATATGTTGTAACTGGAGGAGCCGGTTTTATTGGTAGTCACATTGTAGAACATCTGTCTAATGAAGGTCACGAAGTAGTGGTTTTAGATAATCTCAGAACAGGTTTTAAAAAAAATATTGAAGACTTTAATGTGTCTTATCAAAATGTTGATATAAGAAATTCAGAACAAGTTATGACATATGTTAAAGGTGCTAATGCGGTTTTTAACTTAGCTGCTTTAGTAAGTGTTCCTGAATCTCTTTTAAAAATAAACGAATGCATATCAATTAATACTATAGGGACTATAAATATTTTAGATGCAGCACGACAAACAGAGGGCTGTAAAGTAGTGTTATCTTCATCTGCTGCAAATTATGGAAATAATCCTGTGTCTCCTAAAGTTGAGACAATGACACCAGAGCCTTTAACACCTTATTCAATAACAAAATTAGACGGAGAATATTATTTAGACATGTACAGAAACGAGTTTAATGTGCCAACAACTTCTCTAAGATATTTTAATGTGTTTGGGCCAAGACAAAATCCTAAATCTGCATATGCAGCAGTAGTGCCTATATTTATTATTAATGCATTACAAAACAAACCATTATTAATTTATGGGGATGGGGAGCAAACGCGAGATTTTATTTATGTAAAAGATGTTGTATCTGCTAATTTATTTGCTTCTCAACAAGGTAAAGGTGTTTATAATGTTGCTCTTGGTCAAAGTACGTCGGTTAAAGAATTGGCCGAACATATCATTAAAATAACCAATTCTAAATCCAAAATTAAATATTTAGATACTAGATCAGGAGATATAAAGCATTCTATGGCAAATCCAAAAAAGTTTAACGATTTAGGTTTTAAACCAAAATGGTCTATTGAAGCTGGTTTAAGTGAAACAATAGCGTTTTATGAGAAAGAATTGAGTTTAAAAGTCTAA
- a CDS encoding sugar-binding protein codes for MKDKIYKVNKVSEPILELTGHTISTHYSTLNTVTDFISPWDNTPIEPIVFKAFYDTHYFYFSFQVKDNEVYTELEDNTNASINKSDRVELFFRENYNLTPYYCLEIDSKARLMDFKALPKQNFNFDWNWDKTEIEIKSFTAKNEFFVEGKISLKSLADLNILKQDHLGKYMEVGLYRAKYILNNQNKRTPIWITWVNPNCPTPDFHNSSSFGVFRFSE; via the coding sequence ATGAAAGATAAAATTTATAAAGTAAATAAAGTCTCAGAACCCATATTAGAATTAACAGGTCATACAATATCAACTCATTATTCTACTTTAAATACAGTCACTGATTTTATATCGCCGTGGGACAACACTCCGATTGAACCAATAGTTTTTAAAGCCTTTTATGATACTCATTATTTTTACTTTAGTTTTCAAGTTAAAGATAATGAAGTGTATACAGAGTTAGAAGACAATACTAATGCTAGTATAAATAAGTCTGACCGAGTCGAATTATTCTTTCGTGAAAACTATAATTTAACACCTTATTACTGTTTAGAAATAGATTCCAAAGCACGACTTATGGATTTTAAAGCCTTACCTAAACAAAACTTTAATTTTGATTGGAATTGGGATAAGACCGAGATTGAAATAAAGTCTTTTACTGCTAAAAATGAATTTTTTGTAGAGGGAAAAATTAGTTTAAAATCTTTAGCAGATTTAAATATACTTAAGCAAGATCATTTAGGTAAATATATGGAGGTTGGGTTGTATCGCGCTAAATATATCTTAAATAATCAAAACAAAAGGACCCCAATTTGGATAACATGGGTTAATCCAAATTGTCCTACTCCAGATTTTCATAATTCTTCTTCTTTTGGTGTTTTTAGATTTTCAGAATAA
- a CDS encoding DUF421 domain-containing protein gives MADWIAEDFNQILKACITLFIIFIMILIITRIFGLMTFAKMTSIDFASTIAVGSVIAAVVLNNQHSILKGALCLFLIVFVQFIVSLLMRKSSFLRKLLTNKPKLLMFDGKILYHNLDKANISKPDLMARIRTANVIDINNIKAVVLEATGDVSVIYNSDDSEMSDLLLEGVEKT, from the coding sequence ATGGCAGATTGGATAGCAGAAGATTTTAATCAGATCCTTAAAGCGTGTATTACACTATTTATCATCTTTATTATGATTTTAATTATTACTCGAATTTTTGGCTTAATGACCTTTGCTAAAATGACGAGTATAGATTTTGCATCTACCATTGCTGTTGGTTCTGTTATTGCTGCCGTTGTATTAAATAATCAGCATTCCATTTTAAAAGGTGCATTGTGTTTATTTCTTATTGTATTTGTACAATTTATTGTGTCTCTATTAATGCGTAAATCAAGTTTTTTACGAAAACTGTTAACAAACAAACCTAAACTACTAATGTTTGATGGAAAGATACTATACCACAACCTTGATAAAGCAAACATAAGCAAACCCGACTTAATGGCTAGAATCCGAACGGCAAACGTTATAGATATTAATAACATAAAAGCTGTTGTTTTAGAAGCCACTGGTGATGTTTCTGTAATTTATAACTCCGATGATTCTGAAATGTCTGACCTCTTATTAGAAGGTGTCGAAAAAACTTAA
- a CDS encoding glycoside hydrolase family 88 protein — translation MRKILILIVCLVSLFMVSCKKEYKGSKNESVDEKLENINAQLTYADLQLNGLLDLAKNKNKNPRTIEPDSSIYFINSDKFDWTEGFFPGSCWYLYEGTRIEKWKKAASHFQELFKNHKDWPQYHDLGFVFNCSYGNGYRITQDTTYKKVLLDAAKTLATRFDTKIGVIKSWDVDKGWQADRGWQYPVIIDNMMNLELLFNASIMSGNDDYKNIAISHADKTLKNHFRSNYSSYHVVDYDSISGQVLSKETAQGYSDESSWARGQAWGLYGFTLCYRYTKDEAYLNQAKKIANLILTSDAIPSDRIPYWDYDVDEKEHAPRDVSAAAITVSALIELNTYTNGDYENITNEILNVLSSEKYRAKIGENKHFLLKHSVGSIPHNSEIDVPLNYADYYYLEALIRAKKYYSTNTNPLKN, via the coding sequence ATGAGAAAAATACTTATACTAATAGTTTGCTTAGTTTCATTGTTTATGGTGTCTTGTAAAAAGGAATATAAGGGTTCTAAAAATGAAAGCGTTGATGAAAAACTTGAAAATATTAATGCACAATTAACGTATGCCGATTTACAATTAAATGGATTACTAGACTTAGCTAAGAATAAAAATAAAAACCCTAGAACTATAGAACCAGATTCGTCTATTTATTTTATTAATAGTGATAAATTTGATTGGACTGAAGGTTTTTTTCCCGGCTCTTGTTGGTATTTATATGAAGGAACAAGAATTGAAAAATGGAAAAAAGCGGCCTCACATTTTCAAGAGCTATTTAAAAATCATAAAGATTGGCCACAATACCATGATTTAGGCTTTGTTTTTAACTGTTCTTATGGTAACGGATACAGAATAACTCAAGATACTACATATAAAAAAGTCTTACTTGATGCAGCCAAAACTTTAGCAACACGATTTGATACAAAAATTGGTGTTATTAAAAGTTGGGACGTAGATAAAGGCTGGCAAGCAGATCGTGGTTGGCAATACCCAGTAATTATTGATAATATGATGAATTTGGAGTTATTATTTAATGCATCCATAATGAGTGGAAATGATGATTATAAAAATATAGCAATATCTCATGCAGATAAAACATTAAAAAATCATTTTAGATCAAACTATAGTTCTTATCATGTAGTTGATTATGACTCTATATCTGGACAGGTATTATCTAAGGAAACAGCTCAAGGTTATAGTGATGAAAGTTCTTGGGCCCGTGGTCAAGCTTGGGGACTTTATGGATTTACCTTATGCTATAGATATACTAAGGATGAAGCATATTTAAATCAAGCTAAAAAAATAGCTAATTTAATATTAACTTCAGATGCTATACCTAGTGATCGTATTCCTTACTGGGATTATGATGTTGATGAAAAAGAACATGCGCCTCGAGATGTTTCTGCAGCAGCAATAACGGTATCTGCTTTAATTGAATTAAATACATATACTAATGGTGATTATGAAAATATTACAAACGAAATACTTAATGTTTTATCTTCAGAAAAATACCGAGCAAAAATAGGAGAAAATAAACACTTTTTATTGAAACATAGTGTTGGGAGTATACCTCATAATAGCGAGATTGATGTTCCATTAAATTATGCAGACTACTATTATTTAGAAGCTTTAATTCGTGCTAAGAAGTATTATAGTACTAATACAAATCCTCTGAAAAACTAA